Proteins encoded in a region of the uncultured Sunxiuqinia sp. genome:
- a CDS encoding GH92 family glycosyl hydrolase, with protein MRKERLKKFVLLLFLLPAFCMCSQPEKTTDSLAKHVDPIIGSGGHGHVFVGASVPFGAVQLGPSNIFKGWDWCSGYHYSDSIIIGFSHTHLSGTGGSDLGDILLMPVNGKVSVKRGRQNDISNAYASYFSHDNEEVKAGYYSVILDKYKIKAELTATERVGVHKYTFPTENDNHVVIDLKEGNGDKSTDTYLKRVDAHTIEGYRFSKGWAKDQRIWFTLKSNQEIEKFEVFNNTTPAGENVIKAKGAKGVISFAGNPKEVIFKVGISPVSSENALANINAEASGWDFNQIAEQAEEKWNHELSKIEIETTDPVLKEIFYTAMFHSFIAPVLFNDADGSYRGTDKKVYTDPGFQNYSVFSLWDTYRTQHELLTIVQPERVNDFINSMLAIYQQQGKLPQWHLMGNETNAMLGYSAAPVVVDAWQKGFDGFDEELAFEALKASGTFQSQRGIAPLMEYGFIPREKAREATSVALENAIDDRSVAQMAKGLGKEEDFEYFFERSESYKSYFNKNTGFVHPRSANGSWATPYDPMESIHMVGDFSEGNGWQYTFLVPQDPEGLIELFGGDENFTTKLDSLFTITGDMGEHASMDITGLVGMYAQGNEPCHHMAYLYAFAGQQWKTAEKIRFIVNEFYTNKPDGLIGNEDCGQMSAWYIMSSLGFYPVNPSNGVYVFGSPLFDKTTINLPEGKTFTIQAENNSNENIYIQSVELNGQPYSKSYITHQDIMAGGALKFVMGNTPNHNFGSSSEDRPKATL; from the coding sequence ATGAGAAAAGAGAGATTAAAGAAATTTGTATTGTTACTGTTTTTACTACCTGCCTTTTGCATGTGTTCTCAGCCCGAAAAAACGACAGACAGCCTTGCTAAACACGTCGATCCAATTATCGGATCAGGAGGACATGGACATGTTTTTGTGGGAGCAAGTGTCCCTTTTGGGGCAGTACAACTTGGCCCAAGCAATATTTTTAAAGGTTGGGACTGGTGTTCAGGCTACCATTATTCCGATAGTATTATAATTGGCTTTTCGCACACTCACTTAAGCGGTACAGGAGGTTCTGATTTAGGTGATATTCTATTGATGCCCGTAAATGGAAAAGTTAGCGTAAAAAGAGGACGTCAAAACGATATAAGCAATGCTTATGCTTCCTATTTTAGTCACGATAACGAGGAAGTAAAAGCTGGCTATTATTCTGTAATTCTCGATAAATACAAGATCAAAGCAGAACTGACTGCTACCGAAAGAGTTGGTGTTCATAAATATACCTTTCCAACCGAAAATGATAACCATGTTGTAATTGATTTGAAAGAAGGAAACGGCGATAAATCAACCGATACCTACCTGAAAAGAGTAGATGCACATACTATTGAAGGTTATCGTTTTTCAAAAGGCTGGGCAAAAGACCAGCGCATTTGGTTTACACTAAAAAGTAATCAGGAAATTGAGAAATTTGAGGTGTTCAACAATACTACTCCGGCCGGAGAAAATGTCATAAAAGCCAAAGGAGCAAAAGGCGTAATCTCATTTGCCGGCAACCCCAAAGAAGTGATTTTTAAAGTAGGTATTTCGCCGGTAAGCTCAGAAAATGCACTGGCTAATATAAATGCTGAAGCATCCGGATGGGATTTCAACCAAATAGCTGAACAGGCAGAGGAAAAATGGAATCATGAACTTTCAAAGATCGAGATTGAAACAACTGATCCTGTATTAAAAGAGATTTTTTATACTGCCATGTTTCATTCGTTTATTGCCCCTGTTCTGTTTAACGATGCCGATGGAAGTTACCGTGGCACAGATAAAAAGGTTTACACCGATCCCGGCTTTCAGAACTATTCGGTGTTTTCGTTGTGGGATACTTATCGCACACAGCATGAGTTGTTGACCATTGTTCAGCCTGAGAGGGTAAATGATTTTATAAATTCTATGCTGGCCATTTACCAGCAGCAAGGCAAGTTACCGCAATGGCACCTTATGGGTAACGAAACCAACGCGATGTTGGGATACAGTGCTGCTCCGGTAGTTGTTGATGCCTGGCAAAAAGGCTTTGATGGTTTTGATGAAGAACTGGCTTTTGAAGCTCTGAAAGCATCAGGAACTTTTCAATCGCAGCGCGGTATTGCTCCTCTAATGGAATATGGATTTATACCAAGAGAAAAGGCTCGCGAAGCAACTTCTGTAGCACTGGAAAATGCCATTGATGACCGAAGTGTAGCTCAAATGGCAAAAGGGCTTGGTAAAGAAGAAGACTTCGAATATTTCTTTGAAAGGTCAGAATCTTATAAAAGTTACTTCAATAAAAATACCGGTTTTGTTCATCCCCGCTCTGCTAACGGTTCATGGGCAACACCTTACGATCCGATGGAGTCGATTCATATGGTGGGCGATTTTTCAGAAGGAAATGGCTGGCAATATACTTTCCTGGTTCCGCAAGATCCGGAGGGATTGATCGAACTGTTTGGTGGCGATGAGAATTTTACCACAAAGCTCGATTCTTTATTCACCATCACAGGCGACATGGGCGAACATGCTTCTATGGATATTACCGGTCTGGTTGGAATGTACGCACAGGGAAATGAACCTTGCCACCACATGGCTTACCTTTATGCTTTTGCTGGCCAGCAATGGAAAACAGCTGAGAAAATTCGTTTTATTGTTAATGAGTTTTACACGAACAAACCAGATGGGCTAATTGGTAACGAAGATTGCGGTCAAATGTCGGCCTGGTACATTATGTCGTCGCTTGGCTTTTATCCGGTAAACCCTTCAAACGGAGTGTATGTTTTTGGTAGTCCATTGTTTGATAAAACCACCATAAATCTTCCCGAAGGGAAAACTTTTACAATTCAGGCAGAGAACAACAGCAACGAAAATATCTATATCCAGTCGGTGGAGTTGAATGGTCAGCCTTATTCAAAAAGTTATATAACACATCAGGATATTATGGCTGGAGGAGCTCTGAAATTTGTTATGGGTAATACCCCAAATCATAATTTTGGTTCTTCAAGTGAAGATCGGCCTAAGGCAACGTTGTAA
- a CDS encoding glycoside hydrolase family 3 N-terminal domain-containing protein, producing the protein MYNRIQRNTLLLLMCLLFFSTITRAQKSGIYKKGWIDFNKNGKKDIYEDTNQPIDARVADLLSQMTVDEKTCQCATLYGYKRYLKDEMPTPGWKNEIWKDGIANIDEELNGLRRTQYSYPFSKHAEAINTIQKWFIEETRLGIPVDFTNEGIHGLTHDRATPLPAPISIGSTWDKDLVNQAGEIVGREAKVLGYTNVYAPILDVARDQRWGRVLECYGEDPYLVAELGKQMVNGIQSQGVVSTLKHFAVYSVPKGGRDGNARTDPHVAPREMHQLFLYPFKEVIKDCRPLGVMSSYNDWDGVPVSASHYFLTELLRGEFGFRGYVVSDSYAVEQVYDKHHVAVDNKDAVRQVAEAGLNVRTDFSAPEKYIQPLRELVKEGKLSMETLDRNVTDVLRVKFEMGLFDSPYVENPKMADKVVAVNTDDFVLKMAHESLVLLKNDEKLLPLDITKLNNILVAGPLAIDESAYVSRYGPQNLDITNVLEGIENYVGNQANVDFEKGCEVVNANWPESEIIPTPLTDDEKQSIQKAIEKAEKSDVIIAVLGEDEKRCGESKSRTGLDLPGRQRDLLMALKETGKPIVLILINGQPLTINWADRYIPSILEAWFPNAKGGQAIAETIFGDYNPGGKLPITFPKSLGQIQLNFPYKPGSQSGQSTSGPNGYGNTQVVGALYPFGYGLSYTDFEYSNLSVSPKEQYAQGNIELSVDIKNVGDREGDEVVQLYVKDKVSSVISYVMQLRGFDRISLEPGETKTVYFSIKPDDLQILDKNMNWTVEPGEFEVLLGSSSKDIRLKEKFVIKEIIQH; encoded by the coding sequence ATGTATAATAGAATTCAGAGAAACACACTGTTATTGTTAATGTGTTTGCTATTTTTTTCAACTATTACCAGAGCACAGAAAAGTGGTATTTATAAGAAAGGATGGATTGACTTTAACAAGAATGGGAAGAAAGATATCTATGAAGATACCAATCAACCTATTGATGCTCGGGTAGCTGATCTGTTGTCGCAGATGACAGTAGATGAAAAAACTTGTCAATGCGCCACGCTTTATGGCTACAAAAGATATTTAAAAGATGAAATGCCAACGCCCGGATGGAAAAATGAGATATGGAAAGATGGTATTGCTAATATCGACGAAGAACTGAATGGGTTAAGGCGTACACAATATTCCTATCCATTTAGTAAACATGCTGAAGCAATTAATACGATCCAAAAATGGTTTATTGAAGAAACCCGCCTGGGTATCCCTGTTGATTTTACCAACGAAGGGATTCACGGATTAACCCATGACAGGGCAACTCCGCTTCCAGCACCAATTTCAATCGGAAGTACCTGGGATAAGGATTTAGTGAACCAGGCTGGCGAAATTGTAGGCCGCGAAGCCAAAGTGTTAGGTTATACCAATGTTTATGCTCCAATACTAGATGTTGCCCGCGATCAACGTTGGGGGCGGGTGTTGGAATGTTACGGCGAAGATCCATATTTAGTTGCCGAGTTGGGCAAACAAATGGTGAATGGAATTCAATCGCAGGGAGTGGTTTCTACGTTAAAACATTTTGCAGTTTATAGTGTGCCCAAAGGCGGGCGCGATGGAAATGCACGAACAGATCCGCATGTTGCACCGCGCGAAATGCATCAGTTGTTTTTGTATCCTTTTAAAGAGGTTATAAAAGACTGTCGCCCACTTGGCGTAATGAGCAGTTATAATGATTGGGACGGAGTACCTGTTTCAGCCAGTCATTATTTTCTTACAGAGCTGCTTCGTGGAGAATTTGGCTTCCGCGGATACGTGGTTTCTGACAGTTATGCAGTAGAGCAGGTTTATGACAAACACCATGTAGCTGTTGATAATAAAGACGCAGTAAGGCAAGTTGCTGAAGCAGGATTAAATGTAAGAACAGATTTTTCTGCTCCGGAAAAGTATATCCAGCCTTTACGCGAATTGGTAAAAGAAGGTAAACTGTCGATGGAAACACTCGACCGTAACGTTACCGATGTTTTGCGTGTTAAATTCGAGATGGGATTATTTGATAGTCCTTATGTGGAAAATCCGAAAATGGCCGATAAAGTAGTTGCGGTAAATACCGATGATTTTGTTTTAAAAATGGCGCATGAATCGCTTGTTCTGCTGAAGAATGACGAAAAGCTTTTGCCACTTGATATTACAAAACTTAACAATATTTTAGTTGCCGGACCTCTTGCTATCGACGAATCGGCTTATGTTAGTCGCTACGGCCCACAAAATCTGGATATCACCAATGTTTTGGAAGGGATAGAAAATTATGTTGGAAACCAGGCTAATGTCGATTTTGAAAAAGGCTGCGAAGTTGTTAACGCCAATTGGCCTGAAAGTGAGATTATTCCAACTCCCTTGACTGATGATGAGAAGCAAAGTATTCAGAAAGCAATAGAAAAAGCTGAAAAATCAGATGTTATTATTGCCGTTTTGGGTGAAGATGAAAAGCGTTGCGGTGAAAGTAAATCCAGAACAGGACTTGATTTGCCCGGAAGACAGCGCGATTTGTTAATGGCATTAAAAGAAACCGGCAAACCGATTGTTTTAATATTGATTAACGGACAGCCGCTCACCATAAATTGGGCCGATCGATACATCCCATCAATTTTGGAAGCATGGTTTCCAAATGCCAAAGGAGGGCAGGCAATTGCCGAAACTATATTCGGAGATTATAATCCGGGAGGTAAACTCCCCATTACTTTTCCCAAAAGTTTAGGGCAAATTCAGCTTAATTTTCCCTATAAACCGGGGTCTCAGAGTGGGCAGTCAACTTCCGGTCCTAATGGCTACGGAAATACACAGGTTGTTGGTGCTTTATACCCTTTCGGTTACGGTTTAAGCTACACCGATTTCGAATACAGTAACTTAAGTGTTTCTCCAAAGGAACAGTATGCACAGGGCAATATTGAACTCTCGGTTGACATTAAAAATGTTGGCGATAGAGAAGGTGATGAAGTTGTGCAACTTTACGTAAAAGATAAAGTAAGTAGCGTAATTAGTTATGTCATGCAATTGCGTGGTTTTGATCGTATTTCGTTGGAGCCGGGAGAAACAAAAACGGTTTATTTTAGCATAAAACCGGATGACCTCCAAATATTGGATAAAAATATGAACTGGACTGTTGAGCCGGGTGAATTTGAAGTGTTACTCGGAAGTAGTTCAAAGGATATTCGATTAAAAGAAAAGTTCGTGATTAAAGAAATAATACAGCACTGA
- a CDS encoding alpha/beta hydrolase family protein has protein sequence MKRLIIFLFCVWRLVPAQAAIVDTIEVHSLSMQKNIKAVIVTPDDYASAKELPVVYLLHGYGGNHLDWISKVKGVEKAADQFNLIIVCPDGGASSWYWDSPVDPTSKYETFVSSELVKEIDNKFKTVKDRKGRAITGLSMGGHGALFLAFNHQDVFGACGSMSGGVDIRPFPNNWDIAKRLGTYAEHPERWEKNTVINRLNVLSPSSLAIIIDCGTGDFFYNVNEKLHQQLLYRNIPHDYITRPGGHSWSYWANAVKFQILFMSNYFNSGKVL, from the coding sequence ATGAAACGATTAATTATATTTTTATTTTGTGTTTGGAGGCTAGTTCCGGCTCAGGCTGCTATTGTCGATACCATTGAGGTTCATAGTTTGTCCATGCAAAAAAATATTAAGGCAGTAATTGTCACTCCCGATGATTATGCTTCGGCCAAAGAATTGCCGGTGGTGTATTTGCTTCACGGATATGGTGGCAATCATCTCGACTGGATCAGCAAAGTAAAAGGGGTTGAGAAAGCTGCCGATCAGTTTAACTTGATCATTGTTTGTCCTGATGGTGGAGCTAGCAGTTGGTATTGGGACAGCCCTGTTGATCCAACCTCGAAGTACGAAACATTTGTATCCAGCGAATTAGTCAAAGAGATTGATAACAAATTTAAAACCGTTAAAGACCGTAAAGGTCGGGCCATTACCGGGCTCAGCATGGGAGGACATGGCGCTTTGTTCCTCGCATTTAATCATCAGGACGTTTTTGGCGCTTGTGGAAGTATGAGTGGAGGGGTAGATATTCGTCCATTCCCCAACAACTGGGACATCGCAAAACGATTGGGAACTTATGCCGAACATCCTGAGCGCTGGGAGAAAAATACAGTAATAAATCGGCTTAATGTACTTAGCCCAAGCTCACTGGCAATTATTATTGATTGCGGAACCGGTGATTTTTTTTATAATGTGAATGAAAAACTTCACCAGCAATTGCTGTACCGCAATATTCCTCACGATTACATTACCCGTCCGGGAGGTCATTCTTGGTCATACTGGGCTAATGCTGTAAAATTTCAAATACTATTTATGAGCAATTATTTTAACAGCGGGAAAGTGCTTTGA
- a CDS encoding SGNH/GDSL hydrolase family protein — MKTLSCILSLTLFLGTSVWAQDWPNMGRFKEANQKLIDQANDPERVVFMGNSITENWGKADPDYFTGHFVNRGISGQVTPQMLIRFRSDVVDLKPAAVIILAGTNDIAGNKGPSSLKMILDNLKSMTEIAKSNNIRVMLCSLLPAYDYPWRPGKEPNTKIPKLNKMIKEYAKEVNVTYIDCFTPMANDKNGMKEELTKDGVHPTSAGYDIMRPIINRAIKETL; from the coding sequence ATGAAAACATTATCATGTATTTTAAGCTTAACGTTGTTTCTTGGAACATCAGTTTGGGCACAGGATTGGCCTAATATGGGCCGTTTTAAAGAAGCAAATCAGAAATTAATCGACCAGGCAAATGATCCTGAACGAGTTGTTTTTATGGGAAACTCCATTACCGAAAACTGGGGCAAGGCTGATCCTGATTATTTTACCGGACACTTTGTTAATCGTGGTATTAGCGGTCAGGTAACTCCTCAAATGCTAATCCGTTTTCGTTCCGATGTTGTTGACCTTAAACCTGCAGCAGTTATTATTTTGGCCGGAACAAATGATATTGCCGGAAACAAGGGCCCATCATCACTTAAAATGATTTTGGATAATCTTAAATCGATGACCGAGATTGCGAAAAGTAACAACATTAGAGTTATGCTCTGTTCTTTGCTACCCGCGTATGATTATCCGTGGAGACCGGGCAAAGAGCCAAACACAAAAATTCCGAAATTAAATAAAATGATAAAGGAATATGCCAAAGAGGTAAATGTGACTTACATTGATTGTTTTACTCCAATGGCGAATGATAAAAATGGTATGAAGGAAGAGCTTACAAAAGACGGAGTACACCCCACTTCTGCTGGGTATGATATAATGCGACCGATTATAAATCGTGCAATTAAAGAAACATTATAA
- a CDS encoding sugar phosphate isomerase/epimerase has protein sequence MKKVFAFLIIVLLAGNVSVAQKRPAPQPAPETKELFDVAMAGYTFVHFDIDKTIATMKRTDVHNLCIKDFHLPLNSAQDEIDAFVKKLKDNGIKGYAVGPIYMKSEKEIDRAFEYAEKVGVKLIVAVPEYDLLPYVDKKVKEYGYNIAIHLHGPDIDKYPDAKDVWEHVKDLDPRIGMCLDIGHDTRNGNDVVKDIKKYHSRIFDVHLKDVTGDSGTGYSVEVGRGIIDIPEVVKMLRNVKYNGMISLEHERNMRDPFMGIAESIGYIRGVIKATQK, from the coding sequence ATGAAAAAGGTATTTGCATTTTTAATTATTGTATTATTAGCAGGAAATGTTTCGGTGGCACAAAAGAGACCAGCCCCACAACCGGCGCCCGAAACTAAAGAATTGTTCGACGTAGCAATGGCTGGTTATACATTTGTACATTTTGATATCGACAAAACGATAGCAACCATGAAGCGTACAGATGTACATAACCTTTGTATAAAAGATTTTCATTTGCCTCTGAACAGTGCACAAGATGAAATAGATGCTTTTGTGAAAAAGCTGAAGGACAATGGAATAAAAGGCTATGCAGTTGGCCCCATTTATATGAAATCCGAAAAAGAAATTGATCGTGCTTTTGAATATGCAGAGAAAGTAGGAGTTAAGCTCATTGTTGCTGTGCCCGAATATGACTTGTTGCCTTATGTAGATAAAAAAGTAAAAGAGTACGGTTACAATATTGCGATTCATTTACACGGACCGGATATCGATAAATATCCTGATGCAAAAGATGTATGGGAGCATGTAAAAGATTTAGACCCACGAATTGGAATGTGCCTGGATATTGGACATGATACGCGTAACGGAAATGATGTTGTCAAAGACATTAAAAAGTACCATTCCCGTATTTTCGATGTTCATTTAAAAGATGTAACAGGCGACTCTGGAACAGGCTATTCGGTTGAAGTTGGTCGTGGGATTATTGATATTCCTGAAGTTGTAAAGATGCTTCGTAACGTTAAGTATAACGGAATGATAAGTTTAGAGCACGAACGTAACATGCGTGATCCTTTTATGGGAATCGCTGAGTCTATTGGATATATTCGCGGTGTAATTAAGGCTACTCAAAAGTAG